A window from Flavobacterium gyeonganense encodes these proteins:
- a CDS encoding family 2A encapsulin nanocompartment cargo protein cysteine desulfurase, producing MSTNINNNGLYNVEDLQHIANELFKALPNEFPKEISLSPDHNDHPKATKVVETLLSAGNLAEFTPNTSLQNPTTAYPSHSPVSGFGVSPSVGNYANTGVVGLYPITDLDTVFPNDKNFNINNPHTGFNDVNLKENSNDNNAFSSFPLNDNYLPFQTQGSSFESELREALANVNTAFGIQSALTLNPVEAQNSYYFLENNPFAFDKKNLFPTAGTGSSFHGIHQLESAPFDANLIKKDFPILSEKVNGKPLIWFDNAATTQKPKSVIDRIAYFYEHENSNIHRAAHELAARASDAYEAARKKVKTFLNAGSINEIVFVRGATEGINLVAQSWGENNLSAGDEIVVSNLEHHANIVPWKRLADKKGLKLRVIPVDDDGQILLDEYAKLLNSKTKIVAFTQVSNALGTVTPAKKMVEMAHVVGAKVLLDGAQSVSHMKVDVQDLNADWLVFSGHKLFGPTGIGVLYGKENLLNDMQPYQSGGNMIQDVTFEEIKYHKAPNRFEAGTGNIADAIGLGAAIDYVTKIGINAIGQYEHYLLEYATKLIKEIPGVRLIGTAANKASVLSFNLQGYSNDEVGQALNKEGIAVRTGHHCAQPILRRLGVETTVRPSLAFYNTTQDVDKFIETLWELKKVRF from the coding sequence ATGAGTACAAATATTAACAATAACGGCTTGTACAACGTAGAGGATCTGCAGCACATAGCCAATGAGTTGTTTAAAGCCCTGCCCAATGAGTTTCCAAAGGAAATTTCACTGAGTCCGGACCATAACGATCATCCAAAAGCTACGAAAGTTGTAGAGACGCTATTGAGTGCAGGAAATCTGGCCGAGTTTACGCCAAATACCAGTTTACAGAATCCAACAACCGCCTACCCTTCTCATTCACCTGTGAGTGGTTTTGGAGTATCGCCTTCAGTTGGAAACTATGCAAACACAGGTGTTGTCGGTTTATACCCGATTACAGATCTGGATACTGTTTTTCCTAACGACAAAAATTTCAACATCAATAATCCTCATACAGGTTTCAATGATGTTAATTTAAAAGAAAACAGCAATGACAATAATGCTTTTTCTTCTTTTCCTTTGAATGACAATTATCTTCCTTTTCAAACGCAGGGTTCCTCTTTTGAAAGTGAATTGAGAGAAGCATTGGCAAATGTCAACACGGCATTCGGAATCCAGTCTGCTTTGACATTAAACCCGGTAGAAGCACAGAATTCGTATTATTTCCTTGAGAATAATCCTTTTGCGTTTGACAAAAAGAATTTGTTTCCAACAGCAGGTACAGGAAGTTCTTTTCATGGAATTCATCAGTTAGAAAGTGCTCCTTTTGATGCTAATCTGATTAAAAAAGACTTTCCTATTCTAAGTGAAAAAGTAAACGGAAAACCATTGATTTGGTTTGATAATGCGGCAACGACACAAAAACCCAAATCGGTAATCGACCGCATTGCTTATTTTTATGAACATGAAAACTCGAATATACACCGTGCGGCACATGAACTGGCTGCTAGGGCATCAGATGCGTACGAAGCGGCAAGGAAAAAAGTAAAAACGTTTTTAAATGCAGGGTCTATCAACGAAATTGTTTTTGTGCGCGGTGCTACTGAAGGAATCAATCTGGTAGCTCAAAGCTGGGGAGAAAACAATCTGTCAGCCGGAGATGAAATTGTAGTGAGTAATTTAGAGCACCACGCCAACATTGTCCCATGGAAACGACTAGCTGACAAAAAAGGTTTGAAACTACGTGTAATTCCGGTTGATGATGACGGACAGATTCTGTTGGATGAATATGCAAAACTACTGAACTCGAAAACTAAAATTGTGGCTTTTACACAGGTATCTAATGCTCTTGGGACTGTAACGCCTGCCAAGAAAATGGTTGAAATGGCACATGTCGTTGGAGCTAAAGTTTTATTGGACGGAGCACAATCTGTTTCGCATATGAAAGTAGATGTTCAGGATTTAAATGCCGATTGGCTGGTTTTTTCAGGTCATAAACTTTTTGGTCCAACCGGAATTGGCGTTTTATACGGAAAAGAAAATTTGCTGAACGATATGCAGCCATACCAATCGGGCGGAAACATGATTCAGGATGTGACTTTTGAGGAAATAAAATACCACAAAGCACCAAATCGTTTCGAAGCCGGAACTGGTAATATTGCCGATGCAATTGGACTTGGAGCCGCTATCGATTATGTTACAAAAATCGGTATCAACGCAATCGGGCAATACGAACACTATTTGTTAGAGTACGCTACGAAACTGATCAAAGAGATTCCAGGCGTTCGATTAATAGGAACTGCTGCCAATAAAGCAAGTGTGCTTTCTTTTAATTTGCAGGGCTACTCCAATGACGAGGTGGGTCAGGCTTTAAACAAAGAAGGAATCGCTGTAAGAACAGGCCATCATTGTGCACAGCCAATTTTACGCCGATTAGGAGTTGAAACTACAGTTCGTCCTTCACTGGCTTTTTATAACACCACTCAGGATGTAGATAAATTTATCGAAACTTTGTGGGAACTTAAAAAAGTTAGATTTTAA
- a CDS encoding dienelactone hydrolase family protein, with protein sequence MKKSTLLILAISLYFNTMNAQLKAVKYSDGNQVLNGLSIKAAKKSSQNPGILLLPAWLGIDNASKEIAENLSKLGYTVFIADIYGEGNYPKNTSEAGKQAGFYKKNYEAYQKRIQLALEQLIKSGANGDNIVAIGYCFGGTGVLEAARGKLNVKGVVSFHGGLGKDAARPSETITAKVLACHGADDPFVSKEEIAAFQQEMRDTKADWQMIYYANSVHSFTNPEAGNDNSKGAAYNPVAAKRSFEHLLLFLNEVLKK encoded by the coding sequence ATGAAAAAATCAACACTCTTAATTTTAGCTATTTCCTTGTATTTCAACACCATGAACGCACAATTAAAAGCAGTAAAATACAGCGATGGAAATCAGGTTTTAAACGGACTATCAATTAAAGCTGCAAAAAAAAGTAGTCAGAATCCAGGTATATTACTTTTGCCTGCATGGCTTGGAATTGACAATGCTTCAAAAGAAATAGCAGAAAATTTATCCAAGCTGGGCTATACTGTTTTTATAGCCGATATTTATGGTGAAGGAAATTATCCTAAAAACACATCTGAAGCAGGAAAACAAGCCGGTTTTTACAAAAAAAATTATGAGGCATATCAAAAACGTATTCAACTGGCTTTAGAACAGTTAATCAAATCCGGTGCAAATGGTGATAATATTGTGGCTATTGGCTATTGTTTTGGAGGAACCGGAGTTTTAGAAGCTGCCCGAGGTAAATTAAATGTAAAAGGTGTGGTATCATTTCATGGCGGTTTAGGTAAAGATGCTGCCAGACCTTCTGAAACTATCACAGCCAAAGTTTTAGCTTGTCATGGAGCAGACGATCCATTTGTTTCAAAAGAAGAAATAGCTGCCTTTCAACAAGAAATGCGAGACACTAAAGCAGACTGGCAAATGATCTATTATGCAAATTCTGTACATTCATTCACAAATCCAGAAGCAGGAAATGACAATTCTAAAGGTGCTGCTTACAATCCGGTTGCTGCAAAACGATCTTTTGAACATTTACTGCTTTTCCTGAACGAGGTACTTAAAAAGTAA
- a CDS encoding M28 family peptidase encodes MKKIAFLLLIVSAFSCKNTQNIAFKDNSDPSEYTEKISETNLKTMLYRIASDEMEGRETGSKGQKKAGLYMIEQYKKNGIPFPKGATDYYQHIPASYLNARHNENLPDSENIWAYIEGSEKPDEILVISAHYDHVGIQNGEVYNGADDDGSGTVALLEMAKVFAKAKKEGHGPKRSILFLHVTGEEHGLHGSRYYSENPLFPLVNTVADINIDMIGRRDTEHAKTNNYVYVIGADRLSSDLHNAVISQNDKYIKMDLDFKFNDPKDPNRFYERSDHYNFAKHGIPAVFFFNGVHEDYHGKDDIAEKIEYDALTKRTKLAFVVAWELANRENRPVVDKK; translated from the coding sequence ATGAAAAAAATTGCATTTCTGTTATTGATTGTTTCTGCATTTTCATGTAAAAATACTCAAAATATTGCCTTTAAGGACAATTCCGATCCTTCTGAATACACTGAAAAAATTTCCGAAACAAATTTAAAAACAATGCTTTACAGAATAGCTTCAGATGAAATGGAAGGCCGTGAAACTGGCTCGAAAGGACAAAAGAAGGCTGGACTTTACATGATAGAGCAATATAAAAAAAATGGAATTCCTTTTCCAAAAGGAGCAACTGATTACTATCAGCACATTCCTGCATCGTACTTAAATGCAAGACATAACGAAAACTTACCTGATTCAGAAAACATCTGGGCATACATTGAAGGTTCAGAAAAGCCAGATGAAATTTTGGTAATCTCAGCCCACTACGACCATGTGGGCATTCAAAATGGAGAAGTTTACAACGGAGCTGATGATGATGGTTCCGGGACAGTAGCGTTATTAGAAATGGCTAAGGTTTTTGCAAAAGCTAAAAAAGAAGGACACGGACCTAAACGCTCCATTTTATTTCTTCATGTAACCGGAGAAGAACATGGATTGCATGGTTCTCGTTATTATTCTGAAAACCCATTGTTTCCTTTAGTAAATACAGTTGCTGATATTAATATTGACATGATTGGCCGCCGTGATACAGAACATGCTAAAACAAACAATTATGTCTATGTTATCGGAGCCGACAGATTATCATCGGATTTACATAATGCAGTTATTTCACAAAACGACAAATACATTAAAATGGATCTTGATTTTAAATTCAATGATCCTAAAGACCCAAATCGTTTTTATGAACGTTCTGACCATTATAATTTTGCGAAACACGGTATTCCGGCAGTTTTCTTCTTCAATGGCGTTCACGAAGATTACCATGGCAAAGACGATATAGCAGAAAAAATCGAATATGATGCTTTAACAAAAAGAACAAAATTAGCTTTTGTTGTTGCGTGGGAACTGGCCAATAGAGAAAACAGACCGGTAGTGGATAAGAAATAG
- a CDS encoding family 2A encapsulin nanocompartment shell protein produces the protein MAELKKQQTALGDVAARQLAIATRSVPQIGTISPRWLTHLLHWTPVESGVYRLNKVKDGSHIEVDCSARDERILPNTFVDYIDNPREYNLAAVQTIVDVHTRVSDLYSKPYNQITEQLRLAIETIKERQESELINNKDYGLLSNVAPSQIIKTRTGAPTPDDLDELLTKVWKEPGFFLLHPLAIAAFGRECTRRGVPPPTTSLFGSQFLTWRGIPLIPSDKLPIQNGKSKIILLRTGESRQGVIGLIQPGLQGEQSPGLSVRFMGINEKAIASYLVSLYCSLAILVDDAIAVLEDVEIGKYHEYKY, from the coding sequence ATGGCAGAATTAAAAAAACAACAGACAGCATTAGGCGATGTAGCTGCAAGACAATTAGCGATTGCTACGCGTTCGGTTCCTCAAATCGGAACTATTTCACCACGCTGGCTAACACACCTTTTACACTGGACTCCGGTAGAATCAGGGGTTTATCGTCTGAATAAAGTAAAAGACGGCAGCCACATCGAAGTGGACTGCTCGGCAAGGGATGAAAGAATTTTACCAAATACTTTTGTGGATTACATTGACAATCCAAGAGAATATAACCTGGCAGCTGTTCAGACCATTGTAGATGTTCACACCCGTGTTTCTGATTTATACAGCAAACCTTACAACCAGATTACAGAGCAATTACGTCTGGCAATCGAAACGATCAAAGAGCGTCAGGAAAGCGAATTAATCAATAATAAAGATTATGGTTTATTAAGCAATGTTGCTCCTTCTCAAATTATAAAAACCAGAACCGGCGCGCCAACTCCTGATGATTTAGACGAATTATTGACAAAAGTGTGGAAAGAGCCTGGATTCTTTTTATTGCACCCGTTAGCTATAGCTGCTTTTGGACGTGAGTGCACACGCCGTGGTGTTCCGCCTCCCACTACTTCTTTATTTGGATCTCAGTTTTTAACCTGGAGAGGTATTCCGCTTATTCCATCTGATAAACTGCCTATTCAAAATGGTAAGTCAAAAATCATTTTGTTACGTACAGGCGAAAGCCGTCAGGGTGTTATTGGGTTGATTCAGCCTGGATTACAAGGCGAACAGTCACCTGGATTATCCGTTCGCTTCATGGGAATAAACGAAAAAGCAATTGCTTCTTATTTAGTATCGCTTTATTGCTCATTGGCCATTTTGGTAGATGATGCGATTGCAGTTTTAGAAGATGTAGAAATAGGAAAGTATCATGAGTACAAATATTAA
- a CDS encoding DUF3667 domain-containing protein, with product MSHNKIREDKTCLNCRHVVEQKFCPNCGQENSDSRKTFHHLFIHFFEDLTHYENAFWKTIRNLLFKPATLTKEYLSGKRLSYLAPVRLYIFISFITFLLIAMFPVKVNENSNKSEKEINDEIAKATQELNIKKENNKYFHFSNMKKIDSIQKYGKQEEKLNATSYWFAEKAIHISEKYTKKEIFTKFTESFFHNLPKILFIIMPFFAFFLWLFHNKKKWYYFDHGIFTLHYFSFLLLIFLVMFIIDRVVGLFGEDSPLNIISTITSIVGTIWMCYYFYPAHHRFYGESRIVSFVKSVLLFIINSLFILFLLTLYILYTFINIH from the coding sequence ATGTCACATAATAAAATCAGAGAAGATAAAACCTGTCTTAACTGTCGTCATGTTGTAGAACAAAAGTTTTGTCCCAATTGTGGACAAGAGAATTCAGACAGCAGAAAAACATTTCATCATTTGTTTATCCACTTTTTTGAAGATCTGACACATTACGAAAATGCCTTTTGGAAAACGATACGAAATCTACTTTTTAAACCGGCAACTTTAACCAAAGAATATCTGTCGGGAAAAAGACTTTCCTATTTGGCTCCGGTTCGTTTATATATTTTCATCAGTTTCATTACGTTTTTATTAATTGCTATGTTTCCAGTTAAAGTCAACGAAAATAGTAATAAAAGTGAAAAGGAAATAAATGACGAAATCGCTAAAGCTACACAAGAATTAAACATCAAAAAAGAAAATAATAAATACTTCCATTTTTCAAACATGAAGAAAATTGATTCTATTCAGAAATATGGAAAACAAGAAGAAAAACTGAATGCTACCAGCTACTGGTTTGCTGAAAAAGCAATACACATCAGTGAAAAATATACCAAAAAAGAAATTTTTACAAAATTTACAGAATCTTTCTTTCATAATCTTCCTAAAATTTTATTTATCATTATGCCATTTTTTGCTTTTTTCTTATGGCTTTTTCACAATAAAAAAAAATGGTATTATTTTGATCATGGCATTTTTACACTTCACTATTTTTCTTTTTTATTATTAATTTTCCTTGTAATGTTTATTATTGACCGTGTTGTCGGTCTTTTTGGTGAAGATAGTCCCCTGAATATTATTTCCACTATTACCAGCATTGTCGGAACAATCTGGATGTGTTATTATTTTTATCCGGCTCATCATCGTTTTTATGGTGAATCAAGAATAGTTTCTTTTGTTAAAAGTGTATTGTTATTCATTATAAACTCTCTTTTTATTTTATTTTTGCTAACCTTGTATATTCTCTATACATTTATCAACATACATTAA
- a CDS encoding bifunctional alpha,alpha-trehalose-phosphate synthase (UDP-forming)/trehalose-phosphatase has product MNKTIIVSNRLPVDLKFDDQKLVVKSSVGGLATGMKSVHSEGNGIWIGWSGLTDEQIEPERKNEVEIALAKEKCISVPLTVYDIENYYYGFSNTALWPLFHYFQAYTEFEIIHWESYKQVNQKFADVILQNVNEGDTVWIHDYQLLLLPELLRQKMPNLTIGFFLHIPYPSFELFRTCPWRDELLYGMLGADLIGFHTYDYVRHFISSASRIAGLEIRFNEIFYKGRIVKVDSFPMGIDYDKYFNSALEHAARPDANKSELMHSLELHNMSFSESKLILSIDRMDYTKGIPNRIKSFEYFLNKYPEYQGKVRLVMLSVPSRENVPQYQRLKRETDELVGRINGQLATVNWTPIWYFYRSMPFDDLIDLYVAADVALITPTRDGMNLVAKEYVATKTQGKGVLVLSEMAGAAKEMYEALLVNPNNFEQIADTLKYALEMPEAEQKSRLDSLQKRVSRYNVEKWADSFLNALEMTKTSTPVTITKKMNPEILHDISLDYKNSGKRLLLLDYDGTLVGFKNIPGEASPDDELYALLDNIAADENTEIAIISGRDRKTLESWFGHKNYTLITDHGVWLRKKEKEWISLEHIKTEWKENIRPIIESFTDSTPGTFIEEKNYSLAWHYRRADADLANLRTMELKHVLTSLLANNSLSVLEGNKVLEVKSSNVNKGRAAGRLVTEGNYDFILAIGDDWTDEFMFQELMDSAYTIKVGNAKTAARYFVNDISEVRQILQQIK; this is encoded by the coding sequence ATGAATAAAACAATTATAGTTTCCAATCGCCTTCCTGTTGACCTTAAATTTGATGACCAAAAGCTAGTAGTAAAATCAAGTGTTGGGGGACTTGCGACCGGAATGAAATCAGTTCACTCTGAAGGAAACGGAATCTGGATAGGCTGGTCTGGACTTACAGACGAACAAATTGAACCAGAAAGAAAAAATGAAGTTGAAATTGCACTGGCAAAAGAAAAATGCATCAGTGTTCCCCTGACAGTGTACGATATTGAGAACTATTATTATGGATTTAGCAATACTGCGCTGTGGCCTCTTTTTCATTATTTTCAGGCCTATACAGAATTTGAAATTATACATTGGGAATCTTATAAGCAGGTGAATCAGAAGTTTGCTGATGTTATCCTCCAAAATGTAAATGAGGGAGATACTGTATGGATTCATGATTATCAGCTATTATTGCTCCCTGAATTATTAAGGCAGAAAATGCCAAACCTTACCATTGGATTTTTTCTTCATATTCCGTATCCGTCATTCGAGCTTTTCAGGACTTGTCCGTGGCGTGATGAATTGTTATATGGTATGCTTGGTGCTGATCTTATTGGCTTTCATACCTATGATTATGTAAGGCATTTTATCAGTTCTGCGTCCAGGATTGCCGGACTTGAAATTCGATTTAATGAAATATTTTACAAGGGCAGAATTGTAAAAGTAGATTCTTTTCCTATGGGAATTGATTATGACAAGTATTTTAATTCGGCTCTTGAACATGCTGCGCGTCCGGATGCCAATAAGTCAGAACTGATGCATAGTCTCGAACTGCATAATATGTCTTTCTCTGAAAGTAAGCTTATTTTGTCAATCGACAGAATGGATTATACAAAGGGAATTCCAAACAGAATAAAATCATTTGAGTACTTTCTTAACAAATATCCTGAATACCAGGGAAAAGTACGTCTCGTGATGCTTTCAGTACCCTCAAGAGAGAATGTTCCGCAATACCAGCGTTTAAAGCGGGAGACAGACGAATTAGTAGGCAGGATAAACGGACAGCTGGCAACGGTAAACTGGACACCTATCTGGTATTTTTACAGGTCAATGCCCTTTGATGATCTCATTGATTTATATGTTGCCGCTGATGTAGCGCTTATTACGCCAACAAGGGACGGAATGAATCTTGTAGCCAAAGAATATGTAGCAACAAAAACACAAGGAAAAGGCGTACTTGTTTTAAGCGAAATGGCTGGTGCTGCTAAAGAAATGTATGAGGCACTTTTAGTAAATCCTAATAATTTTGAGCAGATTGCGGATACGCTAAAATATGCCCTGGAAATGCCTGAAGCCGAACAAAAATCGAGACTGGATTCCCTCCAAAAAAGAGTATCCCGATATAATGTCGAAAAATGGGCAGACTCATTTCTGAATGCTCTTGAAATGACTAAAACTTCAACCCCCGTCACCATTACAAAAAAAATGAATCCTGAAATACTTCATGATATTTCACTGGATTATAAGAATTCCGGCAAAAGATTGCTTTTACTGGATTATGACGGAACTTTGGTAGGATTTAAGAATATACCCGGAGAGGCAAGTCCGGATGATGAATTATATGCCCTTCTGGACAATATTGCAGCAGATGAAAATACAGAAATTGCCATAATCAGCGGACGTGACCGTAAAACACTCGAAAGCTGGTTTGGACATAAAAACTATACTTTAATAACGGATCATGGAGTATGGCTTAGAAAAAAAGAAAAAGAATGGATAAGCCTGGAACATATTAAAACAGAATGGAAAGAAAATATCCGGCCTATTATTGAAAGTTTTACAGATAGTACTCCAGGTACTTTTATTGAAGAAAAAAACTATTCTCTAGCCTGGCATTACAGAAGAGCTGATGCAGACCTTGCGAATTTGAGAACCATGGAACTCAAACATGTCCTGACAAGCCTTTTGGCTAATAATTCACTTTCAGTGCTTGAAGGGAATAAAGTGCTTGAAGTGAAGAGCAGTAATGTAAATAAAGGACGTGCAGCAGGAAGACTGGTAACTGAGGGCAATTATGATTTTATTTTAGCCATTGGAGATGACTGGACTGACGAATTCATGTTTCAGGAATTAATGGATAGTGCTTATACCATTAAAGTAGGAAATGCAAAAACAGCGGCGCGATATTTTGTCAATGATATCTCAGAGGTTCGACAGATTTTACAGCAAATAAAATAA
- the epsC gene encoding serine O-acetyltransferase EpsC — MNSFYHEIANQHQNLLILPPKKLIHHFIDELFCVLFSTTSKSLGNVTIIEGKFTELEIQFNELVLDFAPESNQSNLKTKTFFEALPALHKKVIDDAKTIFAKDPAAKTLEEVLYSYPGFFAIAIYRFSHQLWEQDLKLLARTISEYAHIKTSIEIHPGAQIGDDFAIDHGTGIVIGETAVIGNNVQIYQGVTLGALSVKKEEAFVKRHPTIEDNVIIYANSTILGGQTTVGRDSIIGGNVWLTYTVPSNSVVYHKNEMKIKDNNPFPEPIFYSI; from the coding sequence ATGAACTCATTTTATCATGAAATAGCCAATCAGCATCAGAACTTATTGATTCTGCCTCCAAAGAAATTAATACATCATTTTATTGATGAATTATTTTGTGTCTTATTTTCAACGACTTCAAAATCGTTAGGAAACGTGACTATTATTGAAGGTAAATTCACTGAATTAGAGATTCAGTTCAATGAATTAGTATTGGATTTTGCTCCTGAAAGCAACCAAAGTAATCTGAAGACCAAAACGTTTTTTGAAGCATTGCCTGCTTTGCATAAAAAAGTCATAGACGACGCCAAAACTATTTTTGCGAAAGATCCTGCTGCCAAAACTTTAGAGGAAGTCTTATATTCCTATCCCGGATTTTTTGCAATTGCAATTTATCGCTTTTCCCATCAGCTCTGGGAACAGGATTTGAAACTTCTGGCACGAACTATTTCTGAATATGCCCACATTAAAACCAGTATCGAAATTCATCCCGGAGCACAGATTGGAGATGATTTTGCCATAGATCATGGAACCGGAATCGTAATTGGCGAAACGGCTGTTATTGGAAATAATGTCCAGATCTATCAGGGCGTTACGCTTGGTGCTTTAAGTGTAAAAAAAGAAGAAGCTTTCGTTAAAAGACATCCAACAATTGAGGATAACGTGATTATTTATGCTAACAGCACTATCCTTGGTGGTCAGACGACGGTAGGAAGGGATTCAATTATTGGCGGGAATGTCTGGCTTACCTATACGGTTCCTTCAAATTCTGTAGTATATCATAAAAACGAAATGAAAATCAAGGATAATAATCCGTTTCCAGAACCTATTTTTTATTCGATTTAA
- a CDS encoding DUF1810 domain-containing protein — protein sequence MAYANNDLTRFLDAQNKLYLTAYSELKKGKKETHWMWFIFPQLKGLGKSTIAKYYALADLKEAEDFLNHPILAKHLIEICNVLLEYKAKSIEAILGELDARKLRSSMTLFSQAQNADPVFQEILDVFFLGYSDPLTLAKIAAPLEIAMAS from the coding sequence ATGGCTTACGCAAATAATGATTTAACACGCTTTTTAGATGCACAGAACAAACTTTACCTTACTGCTTACTCCGAATTAAAAAAAGGGAAGAAAGAAACGCACTGGATGTGGTTTATTTTTCCTCAGTTGAAAGGCTTGGGCAAAAGCACGATAGCTAAATATTATGCGCTGGCTGATCTTAAAGAAGCAGAAGATTTTTTAAATCACCCTATTCTGGCGAAACACCTGATTGAAATTTGTAATGTTTTATTGGAATATAAAGCAAAATCAATTGAGGCTATTCTTGGAGAATTAGATGCAAGAAAGCTTCGTTCTTCAATGACACTTTTTTCTCAGGCTCAAAATGCTGATCCTGTATTTCAGGAAATACTGGATGTTTTTTTCTTAGGATATTCGGATCCTCTTACTTTAGCAAAAATAGCTGCACCATTAGAAATTGCTATGGCATCTTAA